A DNA window from Tamandua tetradactyla isolate mTamTet1 chromosome 22, mTamTet1.pri, whole genome shotgun sequence contains the following coding sequences:
- the TRPC3 gene encoding short transient receptor potential channel 3 isoform X1, with product MREKGRRQAVRGPAFMFGARGASLSAEEERFLDAAEYGNIPVVRRMLEECPGLDVNCVGYMGQSALQLAVGNEHLEVTELLLRRDNLARIGDALLLAISKGYVRIVEAILGHPGFAASGRLALSPCEQQLRDDDFYAYDEDGTRFSPDITPVILAAHCHKYEVVHMLLSRGARIERPHDYFCKCADCADRQRHDAFSHSRSRINAYKGLASPAYLSLASEDPVLTALELSDELAKLANIEKEFKNDYRKLSMQCKDFVVGVLDLCRDSEEVGAILNGEVDSAEPLDGRRHRASLSRVKLAIKYEVKKFVAHPNCQQQLLTIWYEDLSGLREQTVAVKCLVVLLVALGLPLLAVGYWVAPCSRLGKALRSPFMKFVAHAASFITFLGLLVFNASDRFEGISTLPNVTVTDYPKQIFRVKTTQFTWTEMLIMVWVLGMMWSECKELWLEGPREYILQLWNVLDFGMLSIFIAAFTARFLAFLQAAKAQRYVDSHVEESDLSEVTLPPEVQYFTYARDKWLPSDPQIISEGLYAVAVVLSFSRIAYILPANESFGPLQISLGRTVKDIFKFMVLFIMVFLAFMIGMFILYSYYLGAKVNAAFTTVEESFKTLFWSIFGLSEVTSVVLKYDHKFIENIGYVLYGIYNVTMVVVLLNMLIAMINSSYQEIEDDSDVEWKFARSKLWLSYFDDGKTLPPPFSLVPSPKSCVYFIMRLVNFSKCRRRRLQKDAETGMSNSKSRLNLFTQSNSRVFESHSFNSILNQPTRYQQIMKRLIKRYVLKAQVDKENDEVNEGELKEIKQDISSLRYELLEDKSHATEELAILIHKLSEKLSPSVLRCE from the exons ATGCGCGAGAAGGGCCGGCGCCAGGCGGTGCGGGGCCCGGCCTTCATGTTCGGCGCGCGCGGCGCCAGCCTGAGCGCCGAGGAGGAGCGCTTCCTGGACGCGGCCGAGTACGGCAACATCCCGGTGGTGCGCAGGATGCTGGAGGAGTGCCCGGGCCTCGACGTGAACTGCGTGGGCTACATGGGCCAGAGCGCGCTGCAGCTGGCCGTGGGCAACGAACACCTGGAGGTGACCGAGCTGCTGCTGCGGAGGGACAACCTGGCGCGCATCGGCGACGCGCTGCTGCTGGCCATCAGCAAGGGCTACGTGCGCATCGTGGAGGCCATCCTCGGGCACCCCGGCTTCGCGGCCAGCGGGCGCCTCGCCCTGAGCCCCTGCGAGCAGCAGCTGCGCGACGACGACTTCTACGCGTACGACGAGGACGGCACGCGCTTCTCGCCCGACATCACGCCCGTCATCCTGGCCGCGCACTGCCACAAGTACGAGGTGGTGCACATGCTGCTGAGCCGGGGCGCGCGCATCGAGCGGCCGCACGACTACTTCTGCAAGTGCGCCGACTGCGCCGACCGCCAGAGGCACGACGCCTTCAGCCACTCGCGCTCCAGGATCAACGCCTACAAGGGGCTGGCCAGCCCGGCCTACCTCTCCCTGGCCAGCGAGGACCCGGTGCTCACCGCCCTGGAGCTCAGCGACGAGCTGGCGAAGCTGGCCAACATAGAGAAGGAGTTCAAG AATGACTACCGGAAGCTGTCCATGCAGTGCAAAGACTTTGTGGTGGGCGTGCTGGACCTGTGCCGCGACTCTGAGGAGGTCGGAGCCATTCTCAATGGGGAGGTGGACTCGGCAGAGCCGCTGGACGGACGCAGGCACAGGGCCTCCCTGAGTCGCGTCAAACTCGCCATCAAATATGAAGTCAAAAAG TTTGTGGCTCACCCCAACTGCCAGCAGCAGCTGCTGACCATCTGGTACGAGGACCTGTCGGGCCTGCGGGAGCAGACGGTGGCTGTCAAGTGCCTGGTGGTGCTGCTGGTGGCCTTGGGCCTCCCCCTGCTGGCCGTGGGCTACTGGGTGGCGCCGTGCAGCAGG CTGGGCAAGGCCCTGCGAAGCCCCTTCATGAAGTTTGTGGCCCACGCCGCGTCCTTTATCACCTTCCTGGGACTGCTGGTGTTCAACGCCTCGGACAGGTTCGAAGGCATCAGCACGCTGCCAAACGTCACCGTCACCGACTACCCCAAGCAGATCTTCAGGGTCAAGACCACCCAGTTCACGTGGACCGAGATGCTGATTATGGTGTGGGTCCTTG GGATGATGTGGTCTGAATGCAAGGAGCTGTGGCTGGAGGGACCCCGGGAGTACATCCTGCAGCTGTGGAACGTGCTGGACTTTGGGATGCTGTCCATCTTCATTGCCGCCTTCACGGCCCGGTTCCTCGCTTTCCTGCAGGCGGCCAAGGCTCAGCGGTACGTGGACAGCCACGTCGAGGAGAGCGACCTCAGCGAAGTGACCCTCCCGCCCGAGGTCCAGTATTTCACTTACG cCAGGGACAAATGGCTGCCTTCTGACCCCCAGATCATATCTGAGGGCCTTTACGCCGTGGCCGTCGTCCTCAGCTTCTCTCGGATCGCCTACATCCTCCCTGCGAACGAGAGCTTTGGCCCTTTGCAGATCTCTCTGGGAAGGACCGTGAAGGACATTTTCAAGTTCATGGTCCTCTTTATTATGGTGTTTCTTGCCTTTATGATTGGCATGTTTATACTTTATTCTTACTACCTTGGGGCCAAAGTAAATGCTGCTTTTACCAC TGTAGAAGAAAGTTTCAAGACTTTGTTTTGGTCCATATTTGGCTTATCCGAAGTGACTTCCGTTGTGCTCAAATATGATCACAAGTTCATCGAGAACATCGGCTACGTTCTCTACGGAATATACAACGTCACCATGGTGGTCGTTTTACTCAACATGCTCATCGCCATGATCAACAGCTCCTACCAGGAGATCGAG GATGACAGTGACGTAGAATGGAAATTTGCTCGTTCAAAACTTTGGTTGTCCTATTTTGATGATGGGAAAACATTGCCTCCACCCTTCAGTCTGGTTCCCAGTCCAAAATCATGTGTTTACTTCATCATGCGGCTCGTTAACTTTTCCAAGTGCAGAAGGAGAAGGCTGCAGAAGGACGCGGAGACGGGAATGAGTAACTCAAAGTCTAGG tTAAACCTCTTCACTCAGTCTAACTCAAGAGTTTTTGAATCACACAGTTTTAACAGCATTCTCAATCAGCCGACACGTTATCAG
- the TRPC3 gene encoding short transient receptor potential channel 3 isoform X2 produces the protein MREKGRRQAVRGPAFMFGARGASLSAEEERFLDAAEYGNIPVVRRMLEECPGLDVNCVGYMGQSALQLAVGNEHLEVTELLLRRDNLARIGDALLLAISKGYVRIVEAILGHPGFAASGRLALSPCEQQLRDDDFYAYDEDGTRFSPDITPVILAAHCHKYEVVHMLLSRGARIERPHDYFCKCADCADRQRHDAFSHSRSRINAYKGLASPAYLSLASEDPVLTALELSDELAKLANIEKEFKNDYRKLSMQCKDFVVGVLDLCRDSEEVGAILNGEVDSAEPLDGRRHRASLSRVKLAIKYEVKKFVAHPNCQQQLLTIWYEDLSGLREQTVAVKCLVVLLVALGLPLLAVGYWVAPCSRLGKALRSPFMKFVAHAASFITFLGLLVFNASDRFEGISTLPNVTVTDYPKQIFRVKTTQFTWTEMLIMVWVLGMMWSECKELWLEGPREYILQLWNVLDFGMLSIFIAAFTARFLAFLQAAKAQRYVDSHVEESDLSEVTLPPEVQYFTYARDKWLPSDPQIISEGLYAVAVVLSFSRIAYILPANESFGPLQISLGRTVKDIFKFMVLFIMVFLAFMIGMFILYSYYLGAKVNAAFTTVEESFKTLFWSIFGLSEVTSVVLKYDHKFIENIGYVLYGIYNVTMVVVLLNMLIAMINSSYQEIEDDSDVEWKFARSKLWLSYFDDGKTLPPPFSLVPSPKSCVYFIMRLVNFSKCRRRRLQKDAETGMSNSKSRQIMKRLIKRYVLKAQVDKENDEVNEGELKEIKQDISSLRYELLEDKSHATEELAILIHKLSEKLSPSVLRCE, from the exons ATGCGCGAGAAGGGCCGGCGCCAGGCGGTGCGGGGCCCGGCCTTCATGTTCGGCGCGCGCGGCGCCAGCCTGAGCGCCGAGGAGGAGCGCTTCCTGGACGCGGCCGAGTACGGCAACATCCCGGTGGTGCGCAGGATGCTGGAGGAGTGCCCGGGCCTCGACGTGAACTGCGTGGGCTACATGGGCCAGAGCGCGCTGCAGCTGGCCGTGGGCAACGAACACCTGGAGGTGACCGAGCTGCTGCTGCGGAGGGACAACCTGGCGCGCATCGGCGACGCGCTGCTGCTGGCCATCAGCAAGGGCTACGTGCGCATCGTGGAGGCCATCCTCGGGCACCCCGGCTTCGCGGCCAGCGGGCGCCTCGCCCTGAGCCCCTGCGAGCAGCAGCTGCGCGACGACGACTTCTACGCGTACGACGAGGACGGCACGCGCTTCTCGCCCGACATCACGCCCGTCATCCTGGCCGCGCACTGCCACAAGTACGAGGTGGTGCACATGCTGCTGAGCCGGGGCGCGCGCATCGAGCGGCCGCACGACTACTTCTGCAAGTGCGCCGACTGCGCCGACCGCCAGAGGCACGACGCCTTCAGCCACTCGCGCTCCAGGATCAACGCCTACAAGGGGCTGGCCAGCCCGGCCTACCTCTCCCTGGCCAGCGAGGACCCGGTGCTCACCGCCCTGGAGCTCAGCGACGAGCTGGCGAAGCTGGCCAACATAGAGAAGGAGTTCAAG AATGACTACCGGAAGCTGTCCATGCAGTGCAAAGACTTTGTGGTGGGCGTGCTGGACCTGTGCCGCGACTCTGAGGAGGTCGGAGCCATTCTCAATGGGGAGGTGGACTCGGCAGAGCCGCTGGACGGACGCAGGCACAGGGCCTCCCTGAGTCGCGTCAAACTCGCCATCAAATATGAAGTCAAAAAG TTTGTGGCTCACCCCAACTGCCAGCAGCAGCTGCTGACCATCTGGTACGAGGACCTGTCGGGCCTGCGGGAGCAGACGGTGGCTGTCAAGTGCCTGGTGGTGCTGCTGGTGGCCTTGGGCCTCCCCCTGCTGGCCGTGGGCTACTGGGTGGCGCCGTGCAGCAGG CTGGGCAAGGCCCTGCGAAGCCCCTTCATGAAGTTTGTGGCCCACGCCGCGTCCTTTATCACCTTCCTGGGACTGCTGGTGTTCAACGCCTCGGACAGGTTCGAAGGCATCAGCACGCTGCCAAACGTCACCGTCACCGACTACCCCAAGCAGATCTTCAGGGTCAAGACCACCCAGTTCACGTGGACCGAGATGCTGATTATGGTGTGGGTCCTTG GGATGATGTGGTCTGAATGCAAGGAGCTGTGGCTGGAGGGACCCCGGGAGTACATCCTGCAGCTGTGGAACGTGCTGGACTTTGGGATGCTGTCCATCTTCATTGCCGCCTTCACGGCCCGGTTCCTCGCTTTCCTGCAGGCGGCCAAGGCTCAGCGGTACGTGGACAGCCACGTCGAGGAGAGCGACCTCAGCGAAGTGACCCTCCCGCCCGAGGTCCAGTATTTCACTTACG cCAGGGACAAATGGCTGCCTTCTGACCCCCAGATCATATCTGAGGGCCTTTACGCCGTGGCCGTCGTCCTCAGCTTCTCTCGGATCGCCTACATCCTCCCTGCGAACGAGAGCTTTGGCCCTTTGCAGATCTCTCTGGGAAGGACCGTGAAGGACATTTTCAAGTTCATGGTCCTCTTTATTATGGTGTTTCTTGCCTTTATGATTGGCATGTTTATACTTTATTCTTACTACCTTGGGGCCAAAGTAAATGCTGCTTTTACCAC TGTAGAAGAAAGTTTCAAGACTTTGTTTTGGTCCATATTTGGCTTATCCGAAGTGACTTCCGTTGTGCTCAAATATGATCACAAGTTCATCGAGAACATCGGCTACGTTCTCTACGGAATATACAACGTCACCATGGTGGTCGTTTTACTCAACATGCTCATCGCCATGATCAACAGCTCCTACCAGGAGATCGAG GATGACAGTGACGTAGAATGGAAATTTGCTCGTTCAAAACTTTGGTTGTCCTATTTTGATGATGGGAAAACATTGCCTCCACCCTTCAGTCTGGTTCCCAGTCCAAAATCATGTGTTTACTTCATCATGCGGCTCGTTAACTTTTCCAAGTGCAGAAGGAGAAGGCTGCAGAAGGACGCGGAGACGGGAATGAGTAACTCAAAGTCTAGG